Genomic segment of Bacteroides intestinalis DSM 17393:
CCACGACTGCAACTGTAGGGATGTGTTTACCGGTATGGTAGATTCTTTGATATGGAAGAAAGCTTTTCCGTCCGGCATTAATGTGACGGAATCCACCGCTCCCTTTTCATTTTGCAGGGTGACGACTGTCTTCCGTACTTTATAATTAGGATGGTTTCTGTCCTGACATTCAAATTCAATCTCGTATCCACCTTTAGCCACCCGTTTGGCCTTGACTGCCGAAGGATATTCCAGGGCCGTCTCTATGGTGAAATAGCGTTGTAGCGGAAGGATTTCGAAGACAATGGCGGATAAGAGCTTTCCCCGTTCGGTGCAGTCATACTTTTGGATGTACTTGAATTGATAGTTCTCTTGGATATTGGAACAAAGTTCCATTATGGAATTTACATCCAGCTTTTTTGTTTTGTCTTGGCATGCGTTTACGTCTTTTACTTCCTTATCGCTATTATTGCCGTTATAGTGGTCGTCCGTCACCATGACTAAGAAGGTGCGGTTGTTGAGGGCTGTTGCCTCGTCGCTGCCTAATGCTAATAAGGAATAAGGGCGGCTTAATGAAAGCATGGAAAACGAATCGCTCTTTTTTATCCCTTGGGTGGCAAGATAGTTCCACTGCGTATGCAGAATTGCGTTCCGCATTTCATCCTTATCGGGCGTGCTGTATTTCAGTTGCTTGCCGTTTGGGGTGGACAGAACCGTTACAAATTTGTCCATATCCTCTGCTGCTCCCAAGCTGAAACTGATGGCGCTGAAAAGGTCTCCGTCTCTGAAGTACGGTGGAATTTGGGAATCTCCATCCAGCAATATACGGTTTAATTGTCTCAGTATCTTGGGATTTTGGGCTGCAGGTACATTTAGGGATGAGTTTATATTGTAGCCTGCATTGTCGAACGCCAATATCACATGGTGCCTTATCTTGGAGTCAAGCTGTGCAAATAAGAGGCAGGGTAATAGAAATACCCATAGCATGAGAATGTTTTTTATGTATTTCATCGTTTTTAGATATAATAATGGCTGTAAGCTATGCCCACCGTCCTGGATATATATTACTAAGCCAAAGGAAATATAAAGAATGTTATTCGCAAAAATAGGTAAAATGTTTACTTAAAACAAGGAAAAGTTATTCTTTTTGAAGAATAATTTAATGATTAGTAGTCTGAAAACGTAGTGCGTTATGTGTACTATCGGTGATTATTCAACAATGATAAATCGATGGACAAATCAATAGTCTTGAAATGTGTCTTGTTGCTTCTTTCTCGAAATATTTTGTTTTTTTTCTGCAACCAAAGTTCATCCTTTTGCGTCTAATAAGAAAAAAGAAGAGCTATGAAACTAAATTTTTCCATGGATGAAATCCGTATTAAAGTAGAAGAGTATATAAAGAAAGGTGGCCGTGCTACCGGTCGTCCCTTACTGGCAGTCTATTATGTGATGACTGCTGATACGACTCCCGAAAGTGAACGAACCAATATCATGATTGCTTTGGTAGCGATTGTGTTCCCTACAAGCATAGAAGATATTCTGGGGCAACTCTTCATGGTAGGAAAGGGGGGTGCTGCCGTTTATGCCTATAAGAAAGTGAAGAAGTATATTACGCCTCAGATAAAAGATAAGGTGGAGGCTAAACTGGACGAATGGTTCCATGATAATGTGGCGGAGGTGGAGCCGCTATATCTGGAATCGAAATAAGAGCTACAGATTCATAATTTGTATGTCATACATAAAAAATAAAGGTTGCAACTTCTATCAATTGCAACCTTATTCTTGGTGTGGACCAGCCTGGGCTTGAACCAGGGACCTCCAGATTATGAGTCGCAAATATTTGATTTTCAGATATTTGTATTCTATTTCTTTTCATATCCATACCTCTTGATTTCCAAGCCCAAAGATAATATTTCCTTTTCAAATAATATCCCTTATTTTCTTCTATTTTCCTGAGATGTGTGCAAATTGTGTGCAATCAGATTTACTTCAAACATAGTTCATGAAATCATAGTCATCTTTGCTAACTTTACTTTTTATAATATTTTGTGCCTCTATAAAGTCATCTCCATAGTACTGCTTACGTTTTGCTATTTCAGTAGGTTCTAAATTTAAATCTAATAAATCTTCCCATCGGTAATCATTTAATCTATGACTGAGAATGTTGACACTGCATTTTCCAGTAATTAAATCAAAGAACTCATCTTCTGAAACTACTTTCCCATGAGTAAATGTATGGAAACGATTTAGGAAAAGCATAGTCTTATATAATGATACTAATTGATTTTGTCCAGTTCCACCTATTCCATTACTGCTCAAATGCCAATTACTTTCACAATGGATTATACGAAAATCATAATGAGTTTTTTGATAAGCTATTGCTGTAAAATGTTCTTTGACATCAGCGGTGAAAATATAAACAGTTTTAGGCTTGTATTCTTTATATATTTGGATTGCATTCTCTGCCCAAGTATAGGTAAGGCAGTGTTTGTGGAAAGGTGTATTACATCCTGTTTTTAACCAATCTAAATCGATCTCATACTTCTCTGCAAAGCATGATAACATGCTTGATGATGGCATAATACTCCCATTTATGATGTCCTCGATTAATGAAATGCTCTCTATTGATAAATCTTCAGCAATTGAAGCCCCATTAAGCATTGGATCTCTTTTGTTTACATTAAGAAGTTTTATTGCTTCAAGTATTCTTGTATTATATTCAGGGATAGATTGTTTTGTTGATTTATCTATTTCCAGTGTTTCATTTAGTATAGAGATAGGCAATGCAATTTTTTTATTGTTATCTTTCTTTTTGAATATCTCTAAAAGAAATCCTGAAATCAAATTTGAGAAGATTGTTTCTAACATAGGTGCCTTAATTATGATTGATTTTCAATATGGGATTGATAATTCATATATGATTGGATTACGAAATTAGTCTGCTATATAATTCTATTTTATTCAATAAATGTTTGAGTATATTATTCCCTCTATATTCTCCGTCACAATATCTCACATAGCTTCTTAATTCTTCAATTTTGATTTTTGTAGAAAATAAGGGATTTTGCTCTTCATTCAGTAAAACAATTTTTTCTGTTCTTTCATATTCGTTACAGTAGGTCATGTAAAATACGAGTAATTCCACTATTAAAAAGTTGTTTGTTGAGTTGCTAGAAGTTACATTAATTGTGGTTTCAAGAAATGTTACTAATTCTTGGATGTCAAATTGCTTAGATTTAATCTTATTATATATAACCGTTTTATGATTTCTAACATAAACTAAAAAGAAGAATAAAGGCGGAGTAACATATTCTTGATATTCGAAAGATTTAAGAGCTATTCTTGAATGAGCAAATAACTTTTCCAGTTGGCGTAATGTCAGTTTTGACGCATTAGCAAGCATTGCTGCAAATTTTATAAATTCTTCATCTTCTGATTTATTACGAAAAGAATCTAATCTGTTTTGATTGTTGAAAAAGTTCTTGAAATCAAAGTAGTCATATAAATATTCACAGAATACTTTCGGGTCAGGCTCAGGGAGTCTATACTCTAAATCTATAAATCGCAGTAAATAATCTTCGCTATCAATACTTTCGCTACCATAGAATCCTTTAATAGAATTACACATTTGTGATTTATCTATTGATAAAATAAAAACAATTCCATTTACAGAGAAAAAGTGTTTTACTTTCTCTAATACTTCAACAGCATAACTTGGACGACATCGATCTAATTCATCTATAATAAATACTATAGGCTTATCAGGACTTTCAGCTTTAACATATTCTGTTAGTAATTCCTTAAATTCATCAATACCTTTCTTCCTTTTGCAATATTCTTCTATTTCTTTCTCTAAAATTTCGGTTGTTGCTGATAAAGCATTTTCTATAGTTTCCGTTACTATTTCGTTATCTATATAATGGTTAGCTATTGCTTTTCCTAACGAAGGAATTATATTTCTCGTTACAGTAGCAGTAGTTTTTAAAATCTTATTAAATATCCTTTCATCATTCTTGTATAGTAATTTTTTTAATTCTCCAAGGATCGCTACAGAAGGATCAGTTAATAAATCATTTTCCCATGCATTGAAATAGAGGGTTTTATAATCATTGTTTTTTAGTTGCTGCTCCCACATTTTTACGAATGTAGTTTTCCCGCTTCCCCATTGTCCGTTGATGCTCAAAACAAATCCTTCTCTGTAAGAACTAATAATATCGGATAATATTGATGCATATATTTGACGGTTTAATTTGCAATTTTCAAATGGGTTTTCCTTTGAAATAATTATGTCATCGTGCTTTATTGTCATACTTAATTGCTTTTATTCGTGCGCAATTTAGATTTGCACACTGCATATATATTGAGTTATATCAATGATAGGAAGTTTACTTCCTGCATCATTCACAGCCTGCATAAATTCAGTACATTCTTGTTGCGTCATTTTCTTCCTGCAATAAGCATAATACAGAAAGTCAAGGGTTGTCAGATAAGTGATATTGTTTTGGGAACAATATTCTTTTATGTCTCTTAAATTGCTACTCCCTAATACATCTTGGTTATCTCTGCAATAAATCATACACGCACTTTCCCCTTGTCCCAATCTACGTTGCAACGAGAAATACTCTTTCATAGATTCTCCTTTGGGAGAAAATATCTCTTTTCTTAATTTAGAAAAGTAGCAGAGATAATTATCTATGAAACCTCTTGTTTTAGAGTTCTTTGAAACTTCATTGTAAACCACGTCTAATATTATATATTCATATTCGGGGAATATATTAGGCAATAGTGAAAAGTTACCCGCTTCTATAAAATGGATAATTACATCAGCATCGAGTACTATTTTCGTTTTCTTGTGTTCCATTGATACTTATTTTACTGAGTAGCTCCATATAATGGCTTTCTGAAATTTTTTCTTTATCGAATAAATTACGTGCCTTCTCTCCAAAATCACCGATAACCAACCCCTCATTTGCAGCTTCGTATAGAGCTGTATCATATCCGAAACATCTTGCAGAGTGTTTTACTCCTATTTCGGAAAGTTGGGTACGCGTGTTTTCTGATATGAGGCCAATATTTAATAATCGATATAACAGAGCCGAACGAGAGACAGAAAAATAGTGTTCAAGTTTTAAAATCGTTGCTATGGAAATGTTTCTAGTATTTAGTTCTGTTTCAGGTATTAACTGACAAATTCCGGCTTCCGGCATTAATAAGGAGGAGGCAAACATATCCGCATTCTGCTCTACTTTATTTTTACTGTATCCCGGGTTGCATTTATGCGGTGTCGGTTTTTCTTCTATAAATAAGTGATATAACTCGTGGGCAATTGTAAAATGCTGTCTTCCTCGCGGCTGATTAGAATTGATGAGCATGAAACGGTGTCCGGAATTATCCTTTAAACACATACCTGAAAAATTCTCAGACAGGGGTCTGAAAATTGTAAGTACATTCAGTTTTAGGAGCAGGCTTTTCAATGTAATAGGCTCGGATGAACTAAGCCCATTATCTGTACGAAACTCTGATACTTGTCTTTCTATAATAAATTTATTCAGCTTCATTTTGGGCTATTCGTTCCATTTTTAGGTATGATTTCACAATATCCTTGAAATTTGCTATTTCTTTCAAATCACCGTCTTCTAAATCGGAAATTCTAAAAGCGGTGGCCATAATTTCATTATCAGCTTGAATATTATCTTCAAACAGAATAAAAGGTTCACAACCAAATAGATTTGAAAGCCGTTCTAAAATATCGTACGGAACTTCTCTTGTTCCTCCTTCATAATTGCTATATGCAGAACGTTCTATCCCAATGGATTTAGCTATCTGTTCTTGTGTAAAACCGGATAACTCTCTAATTTTCTTTAGATTTTCTCCAATAATTTGATTAATCGTTTTCATGAGTGTCTCCTATAATTTCTGTGGCAAAATTACCTATAATTTGTTGTATATACAAATATTGCCACAAAAAGTTTACCTATTTATAGTTATTTAGATTACATTTTTTGAAATATTTTACAGTAATCGTTATTCGCTATATAGATGTTTGATTCTCTTTTTATAAGAGTATTGTATATTAACAAATGGAATTATCTGTATCTATTGGTTATAAGATATTTAATATTTTTTATTATTTAGTTTTATACGGTTTTTCGACACTTTCTTATGATTATTGAGAGAGCTTTGTCTTCTTGTAGCTGTAGTATATTGTTGTATTACAGTTGTTTATAGTCTTATACTGTCCTTTCTATTGTCTTTTACCCGTTTGAAATTAATGTCTAAACTACTCAAAACCAATATTCAAAAGGCTTCAAAACGTTTATATTTCCATTCAAATGAGGATATATAGACTATCGTAAGTAATTCCGCTTGCGGGTAATCACTAAAACCATGTATAATTATTCAAAAGACGGTATCGTAGTCTCTACGGTACTTGATGCACGTACTGCCAACAAAGAAGGTAAATATCCTGTTAAAATCAAGGTTTATTATCAAAGAAAGCCCAAGTATTATTCTATTGGTGTCTACATGACGAAAGAAGAATGGAACAAGCTGCCGGAAAGTAAATCTTCTGGAAGCCGGAAAATCAGACAAGCCATTGAAAGTAGTTTTTCTTTAGTCCGTATGAATGTTGAAGCTCTGGCAGAGAAAGGAACATTCTCTTTCAATACGCTCAATTTACGTTTGGGAAAAGCTACCGGTGATACTCTGAACAGTGCCATACGAGCTAAGATTGAGGAACTGAAAAACGAAGAAAGAATCGGGACAATGCAGTTCTATCAAACTACATTGGTAATGGTTGAGGAAGTCGGCGGCAAAGATATTCCATTTAGTGCCGTTACGGTTGAATGGTTGCAAAAATGTGAAAGACTTTGGTCAAAAACGAGAAGTATTTCTACAATCGGTATGCACATGAGAAATATCCGTACTTTGATGAATGAAGCCAAGAGAGCCGGCGTTATCAAAGAATCGCAATACCCATTCGGAAAAGGTCTGTTCGAGATAAAGACCGGTATCGGAAGAAAGAAAGGATTGACAAAGAAACAGTTGAAGGCCATTTTCGATTATAAGAGTGAAAATGAAACTACTAACAGATATAAAGACCTCTGGATATTCATTTACTTGTGCAACGGTATCAATCCGACAGACATGCTGAAATTGAAGTTCTCGGATATTGTGGACGGTGAAATATGTTTTGTAAGACAGAAAACAGAGCGCACGACAAAGAACAGGAAAGAGATACGTGCAGTTGTTTCTCCCCAATTACAGACAATAATTGACAAGTGGGGAAACAAGCCGTTACCCGATAATTACATATTTCCTTATATGAAAGGGCATGAAACGGCTATAGAGCGTAAAGCGATTGTACGCGATGTTGTCAAGCGAATCAACAAGCGTATGAAGTTGATAGGTGAAGAATTGGGTATCGGCAATATCACCACATACACCGCAAGACATTCATACGCTACCGTATTGAAACGAAGCGGAGCCAATATCTCTTATATAAGTGAATCCTTAGGACATACCGACCTGAGGACTACGGAAGCATATCTGGCGAGTTTCGAGAAAGAGGAGCGTGCTAAGAACACTAACCTTTTGACCTCGTTTTTGTAGCCTATATAGCCTATATGGGGCCTTTCTTACTTTCCTGTCCGGTAATTCTATTCATAAAGGAAACCGGGCTTTCTTTATGCAAAATTACCGGTGCGAGAGCTTAATTCTGGTTAAGAATATAGTTAAAATACCTTTTTCTTTTATATTCCGACAAAAAAGAGGATATATGTAATGTCCGATGATTCATGTATTCGGAGCATTACTAAATTCAAAATAAATAAAGTTATGGCACGAAAGAAAAAAGTAGAAGAAGAACAACCGGTGACTGCCGAAGTTGTAGAGACTAAAAAGAAATCTTCAAAGAAAGCACCAAAGACTAAAATGTCTGCTCAAAAAGAAAGCATACAGGAAACCGGTGTTCAAGAGCCGATTGTCAAAGAAGAAAATACGAAAGATTCTTTTAAAGACAAAGATTATACAATCGATGAGCTTATAGATATGTTAGGGCCGGATATTGATTGTGAGGATGATACAGAGTTTTCATTAACGGAAGATACTTCTTCACAAGAACAGGAATACATTATGGAGGATATGCTTGCCACATTGGATGAATCAAGCGAAAGTGATGATGAAAAATGTGTTTCAGATGAAGTACTTGATAATTTTGACAAGGCACTCAAAGGAAAAGGTCTTGGTGAAGATTATTTTCGGAAGAAAAAAGAACGGCTCAAAGAGATGGAGTTGGAACATGAGCTTCACGAATTTGCTATTGATGAAATGCTGGATGAAGAAAATTGATTAGATTTGTAATAGCGGCAGTCTCTTAAAGAGATGAAAACTTTTGTAATGTACTTGATTTTATCTAACTTTGTCCTGTCATAGCAATATGACGGACATATTAGAAATTTAAAGTACACGAAAGTGTCTAACTGATTCTCTACGACAAAGTCTGGTAAACTATAAGTAGAACGGGATAGGTTAGCATGTCTCGCGTCATATCTGTATATGGCGTGAGGCTGCTGCTTATTTTAGTTCAAGGTCTTACCAGAGCCCGTCGTATAAAATGAGTTGGCAGTCCTCACGCTTTCGCATTTTATGAACTCTTCTTTGAGGCTGGGGAGAAAACAAAAACTTTATTTAAAATGAAGACATTAAGAATGTTTGCAACCACTTTGATGATGGTTGTATTGTGTGTTGGTTTTGCATCATGTGGTAATGACGATGATAAGGATGAGCCTTCTCCTTATTATACAGCAGAAGAATTGGTAAACACTACTTGGACCGGTTCCAATGCAAAGCAGGATGCCTATGAAATTAAGCTAACGAGCAAAACTGATTTGACATTAAACATTAAGAGCAAGGGTGGAACTGTCTATGTTGATAATGCAGCTTTAAAGTATGAGTACAATGCTGAAAACGGAAACTTTACGTCAAGTTATGAAGGTACTTCCATTAAAGGACAAATAACAAAAACTTCAATGACGTTCTCGTTGGACGGCGAAAAAATAACATTGAATAAAAAATGACGCTCCTATGAACAATAAGAGTAAATTTAATATCATAGCCGGGCTGGCTATGATATTTTTATTTGTTACTTCATGTGATACGGAGAAAGAAGATGTACCGGAAAAAGGGGATGAAATACAAAAGGTAGAAATACCCTCTTCCGATGCAACGAATCCTATTGTAGCAGGACAAATGATAGTTATTCATGGGGAAGATTTCACTGAAAATAGCGAAATATGGATTCAACCTTCCACAGTAACCAAAGCAGAAGGAAAAGAAATGAAAGCTGAAATTATATCAGTTTCAGAAAATGGCATATCTTTCATAACGCCTAAAGTGTCCGGCCAATGCGATATACTTTTAAGGCAGGGCGGTAAAAGCCAAACATTAGGTTCCGTTTATATGGAAGAGAAAGATTTAGAGAGTCTTTCAGAGTATATGTATATTATAGGGGGGCAGAAGAAAATTCACTATCATTACACAAATACGACCAGTCTAATAATTCTTTTCAGAAAGTAAGTGAGTTACAAAAAGGGGATATTATCAAGTTTGTTTTGTCCGGCACTAATGGTAACGGAGTAGCTTATTATTTTCAGGACATATCTGCCTCCGATAAAGTAAGTCTATGTAGTTATGACTTGAAAACCAATAAAGAGCAAGTAATATGTAGTGATTGGCTTACTAAATTCAATAATTCTGCTAACGGACAAGCTATTGGCATGATTGAGGGAAGTTTAT
This window contains:
- a CDS encoding helix-turn-helix domain-containing protein; translation: MLETIFSNLISGFLLEIFKKKDNNKKIALPISILNETLEIDKSTKQSIPEYNTRILEAIKLLNVNKRDPMLNGASIAEDLSIESISLIEDIINGSIMPSSSMLSCFAEKYEIDLDWLKTGCNTPFHKHCLTYTWAENAIQIYKEYKPKTVYIFTADVKEHFTAIAYQKTHYDFRIIHCESNWHLSSNGIGGTGQNQLVSLYKTMLFLNRFHTFTHGKVVSEDEFFDLITGKCSVNILSHRLNDYRWEDLLDLNLEPTEIAKRKQYYGDDFIEAQNIIKSKVSKDDYDFMNYV
- a CDS encoding KAP family P-loop NTPase fold protein produces the protein MTIKHDDIIISKENPFENCKLNRQIYASILSDIISSYREGFVLSINGQWGSGKTTFVKMWEQQLKNNDYKTLYFNAWENDLLTDPSVAILGELKKLLYKNDERIFNKILKTTATVTRNIIPSLGKAIANHYIDNEIVTETIENALSATTEILEKEIEEYCKRKKGIDEFKELLTEYVKAESPDKPIVFIIDELDRCRPSYAVEVLEKVKHFFSVNGIVFILSIDKSQMCNSIKGFYGSESIDSEDYLLRFIDLEYRLPEPDPKVFCEYLYDYFDFKNFFNNQNRLDSFRNKSEDEEFIKFAAMLANASKLTLRQLEKLFAHSRIALKSFEYQEYVTPPLFFFLVYVRNHKTVIYNKIKSKQFDIQELVTFLETTINVTSSNSTNNFLIVELLVFYMTYCNEYERTEKIVLLNEEQNPLFSTKIKIEELRSYVRYCDGEYRGNNILKHLLNKIELYSRLIS
- a CDS encoding ImmA/IrrE family metallo-endopeptidase, giving the protein MKLNKFIIERQVSEFRTDNGLSSSEPITLKSLLLKLNVLTIFRPLSENFSGMCLKDNSGHRFMLINSNQPRGRQHFTIAHELYHLFIEEKPTPHKCNPGYSKNKVEQNADMFASSLLMPEAGICQLIPETELNTRNISIATILKLEHYFSVSRSALLYRLLNIGLISENTRTQLSEIGVKHSARCFGYDTALYEAANEGLVIGDFGEKARNLFDKEKISESHYMELLSKISINGTQENENSTRC
- a CDS encoding helix-turn-helix domain-containing protein; the protein is MKTINQIIGENLKKIRELSGFTQEQIAKSIGIERSAYSNYEGGTREVPYDILERLSNLFGCEPFILFEDNIQADNEIMATAFRISDLEDGDLKEIANFKDIVKSYLKMERIAQNEAE
- a CDS encoding site-specific integrase translates to MYNYSKDGIVVSTVLDARTANKEGKYPVKIKVYYQRKPKYYSIGVYMTKEEWNKLPESKSSGSRKIRQAIESSFSLVRMNVEALAEKGTFSFNTLNLRLGKATGDTLNSAIRAKIEELKNEERIGTMQFYQTTLVMVEEVGGKDIPFSAVTVEWLQKCERLWSKTRSISTIGMHMRNIRTLMNEAKRAGVIKESQYPFGKGLFEIKTGIGRKKGLTKKQLKAIFDYKSENETTNRYKDLWIFIYLCNGINPTDMLKLKFSDIVDGEICFVRQKTERTTKNRKEIRAVVSPQLQTIIDKWGNKPLPDNYIFPYMKGHETAIERKAIVRDVVKRINKRMKLIGEELGIGNITTYTARHSYATVLKRSGANISYISESLGHTDLRTTEAYLASFEKEERAKNTNLLTSFL